The region GAAGCCCGGGCCTTGCTCGCCAAAGTGCGCATGGAACACAAGGCCGATGCCTATCCAGGGCAGTTGTCCGGCGGCCAGCAGCAGCGAGTGGCGATTGCCCGCGCCTTGGCCATGCGCCCGGAACTGATTCTGTTCGATGAAGTGACTTCGGCCCTCGATCCGGAAACCGTTGGCGAGGTGCTGACGGTGATTCGCGAGCTGACCGAAGAGGGCATGACCTGCGTGCTGGTGACCCACGAAATGCGCTTTGCCGAAGAAATCAGCGACATCGTCTACTTCACTGAAAACGGCGTAATCGTCGAACACGGCAGCGCCGCGCAAATCTTTCAGCACCCGAGCAGCGAACGAACCCAGGAGTTTTTGCGCCATGCGCTGGGTGACCCGGGCCGTCGCCCGGCGACTGCCAATGATCCGTATCTGTTGACCAACCTGAGCCGCTATAGCCTGTCCGTGTAACACCGAGGAGCTAATTCATGAGTACCGATAACCGTGCCGTCGTCATTGAGGATTTCCTCAAGAAAATCCGTGTGATCAATCAACGGGGCGTCGACCGCGCCGCACTGGTTGAAATCGTTGCCTTGCTCGAAGACCTGGCCGAGCGCCGGGATCTGTTCAACTTCGACGCGTTCCCGGCGCCGGTGCCGGGGCAGGGCAGCACCGCGTTCCGCTACCGTCTCAATGACGATGGCGACACGCCGACGCTGTACTTGAACTCGCTGCTGCCGGGCAAAAGTACGCTACCGCACAACCACGAAACCTGGGCGATCATCAGCGCCGTAGAAGGCCAGGAAATCAACTTCGTCTACGGTCGCAGCGACGAAGGTCGCGAACCTGGCTTCACCACGCTGCACCTGGAAAAAGAAGTCATCGTGCAGCCCG is a window of Pseudomonas sp. 10S4 DNA encoding:
- a CDS encoding amino acid ABC transporter ATP-binding protein, which encodes MPSIETVAEPLVSLRDLHLSFGANPVLKGIDLDVHRGEAVSIIGPSGSGKSTILRCITGLLQPQRGSIRVGATEVHTLAKEAQRIELRKRVGFVFQQYNLFPHLSVLENLVIAPRKVLGRSRIDAEKEARALLAKVRMEHKADAYPGQLSGGQQQRVAIARALAMRPELILFDEVTSALDPETVGEVLTVIRELTEEGMTCVLVTHEMRFAEEISDIVYFTENGVIVEHGSAAQIFQHPSSERTQEFLRHALGDPGRRPATANDPYLLTNLSRYSLSV
- a CDS encoding cysteine dioxygenase, translating into MSTDNRAVVIEDFLKKIRVINQRGVDRAALVEIVALLEDLAERRDLFNFDAFPAPVPGQGSTAFRYRLNDDGDTPTLYLNSLLPGKSTLPHNHETWAIISAVEGQEINFVYGRSDEGREPGFTTLHLEKEVIVQPGTSISFLGEDLHGIRVEGEHATLHFHLYGLPLESLNGRYGVDTDGRILNYNASQMAPSIKAYA